The following are encoded together in the Pseudoalteromonas ruthenica genome:
- a CDS encoding phage tail tape measure protein: MFTIGVVDAVTGPVNKMIAKVDQLTHKVKSGMGDMAAGAAGMIAAGAMLSASLAPSIDSIAALGEVQSLGVAEHALEQLNSTAHRFTTRFGGDSATVIRSAYDIQSAIAGLTGDELSSFTEASGVLAVATKANVGNITSYLGTMYGVFENTANEMGKSNWVKQVAGQTAAAVQMFKTTGPQMEQAFSRLGSAATAHGVAMNEQMAILGELQATMSGSEAATKYQAFLTGIGKAQTKLGLTFTDSQGQLLPVVDIMQRITDKYGALDTVAKKDLMMEAFGSKQAVAFIDNLIPKTAKLANNIDALGEQKGMDKALEMANTIASPWDRLGGSINAAASALGQRLAPVIDPLVDMLARAFAYVVDFSEQFPVLTTVLTASAAAMLGLVAIGSAYTLVMGLNKVATAGWGMTMITVTSATRMFTGAQWLLNAALLANPIGIVIGLVGLLAAVIYKYWEPIKAFLGGFWEGFTDGLAPVFSSLGTLRTALSPLFSMLGALFDWFVNLFEPVSSTSQQLEGAATAGQLFGTVVGSVMNFLLAPVRALAWGVTRLGELFGWLAKPASQAWESMRGPLSAIWQFLGKVFSYSPIGLVQKGYGKALEWLEQKLGGLKGALAKLRDLLGIDTDVSVATEHTQTDTTFSRQYGSDIVTRANNVVPLPTATDNFAAGRVNPLTRIDALSANVIDANHHFTHSANDTSFDVIDKAKQAHTQPLSSVRAATTLNQSKLIQQFATQTQHSSQQSEDKRVYIDHLELRTDQQITKESLAELWELTG, encoded by the coding sequence AAGTCGGGCATGGGCGATATGGCAGCGGGTGCAGCGGGCATGATTGCCGCCGGTGCCATGCTTAGCGCATCACTGGCGCCCTCCATTGACAGTATTGCCGCGCTCGGTGAAGTCCAGTCCCTGGGGGTGGCTGAGCACGCCCTCGAGCAACTCAATAGCACGGCGCACCGCTTTACGACGCGCTTTGGCGGTGACAGTGCGACCGTGATCCGCTCGGCCTATGACATTCAATCAGCCATTGCAGGGTTAACCGGCGATGAGCTTTCTAGTTTTACCGAGGCATCTGGAGTGCTCGCGGTGGCGACGAAAGCCAACGTGGGCAACATCACCAGTTACCTGGGCACCATGTACGGTGTCTTTGAGAACACCGCCAACGAGATGGGCAAGTCCAACTGGGTGAAACAGGTGGCCGGGCAAACCGCTGCGGCGGTGCAAATGTTTAAAACCACCGGCCCCCAAATGGAGCAAGCATTTAGCCGCCTTGGCTCTGCGGCAACGGCCCATGGCGTTGCCATGAATGAGCAAATGGCTATCTTAGGTGAGTTGCAAGCCACCATGAGTGGCAGTGAAGCGGCCACCAAATACCAGGCATTCTTAACCGGTATTGGTAAAGCGCAAACAAAGTTAGGGCTGACATTCACAGACAGCCAAGGCCAGTTATTGCCTGTAGTCGATATCATGCAGCGCATTACCGATAAATACGGCGCCCTTGATACGGTCGCTAAAAAAGATCTGATGATGGAGGCGTTCGGCTCAAAGCAAGCCGTGGCCTTTATCGATAACCTCATCCCCAAAACCGCGAAGCTTGCGAATAACATCGATGCGCTGGGCGAGCAAAAGGGCATGGATAAAGCGCTCGAAATGGCAAACACCATTGCCAGCCCCTGGGATAGGTTGGGCGGCTCGATTAACGCGGCGGCTTCGGCTTTGGGGCAGCGCTTGGCGCCGGTCATTGATCCCCTCGTTGATATGCTTGCACGTGCATTTGCCTACGTGGTGGATTTCTCAGAGCAATTCCCTGTGCTCACCACGGTACTGACAGCCAGTGCCGCCGCCATGCTGGGTCTAGTTGCCATTGGCAGTGCATACACCCTCGTCATGGGATTAAACAAAGTGGCGACGGCTGGGTGGGGCATGACGATGATCACCGTCACCAGTGCCACACGCATGTTCACAGGAGCCCAGTGGTTATTAAATGCCGCATTACTCGCGAACCCGATTGGCATTGTGATTGGCTTAGTTGGCCTGTTGGCGGCGGTCATATACAAGTATTGGGAGCCTATCAAGGCATTCCTAGGCGGCTTTTGGGAAGGCTTCACCGATGGCTTAGCGCCCGTGTTTTCATCACTGGGCACGCTGCGCACGGCGTTATCACCGCTCTTTAGTATGCTCGGTGCGTTGTTTGATTGGTTTGTGAATTTGTTTGAGCCTGTGAGTAGTACATCTCAGCAATTAGAGGGGGCGGCGACAGCGGGGCAGCTCTTTGGCACGGTTGTCGGCAGTGTGATGAACTTCTTACTCGCGCCCGTTCGTGCGCTCGCATGGGGCGTCACTCGCTTAGGTGAGTTGTTTGGTTGGTTAGCGAAGCCCGCAAGCCAGGCATGGGAATCAATGCGTGGCCCATTGAGCGCCATTTGGCAGTTTCTTGGTAAGGTCTTTAGTTATTCGCCGATAGGTTTAGTGCAAAAAGGGTACGGCAAAGCACTCGAGTGGTTAGAGCAAAAGCTGGGCGGCCTAAAGGGGGCACTGGCGAAACTGCGTGATTTACTGGGGATCGACACTGATGTGAGTGTGGCTACCGAGCACACTCAAACAGACACCACATTTAGCCGTCAATATGGCAGCGATATCGTCACGCGAGCCAATAATGTGGTGCCTTTGCCCACAGCTACCGATAACTTTGCTGCAGGTCGTGTTAATCCATTAACCCGCATCGATGCACTGAGCGCAAACGTCATTGATGCAAACCACCATTTTACCCACTCAGCAAATGACACATCGTTTGATGTCATTGATAAAGCCAAACAGGCGCACACGCAGCCTCTGAGTTCGGTGCGCGCGGCAACAACCTTGAACCAAAGCAAGCTCATTCAGCAGTTTGCGACTCAGACTCAACACAGCAGCCAGCAGAGTGAGGATAAACGTGTGTATATCGACCACCTAGAGCTGCGGACAGATCAGCAAATTACCAAGGAAAGCTTGGCCGAACTATGGGAGTTAACCGGGTGA
- a CDS encoding phage tail protein: MSNTSTKLPVWFRGEQAQQLERAAKAYWHEIETALTGWLTQIDETHAAEEILDLLAWERDINRLEGEPLALYAKRIKYAVANAEDAGFNTGMERIFKRLGFGFVEINDRLPGYDWDMVEIAMLESEQVTNQALIKEIIRSYGMTCRRYFLKALTAIESAYGCALIEFEKEVVG; the protein is encoded by the coding sequence ATGAGTAATACCTCTACCAAGCTTCCCGTCTGGTTTCGTGGCGAGCAGGCTCAGCAATTAGAGCGTGCGGCCAAGGCGTACTGGCATGAAATTGAAACCGCACTGACAGGATGGCTTACACAAATAGATGAAACGCATGCAGCTGAGGAAATCCTCGATTTACTTGCGTGGGAGCGGGATATAAACCGCCTTGAAGGCGAGCCATTGGCCCTCTATGCCAAGCGTATTAAATACGCTGTCGCTAACGCCGAGGACGCCGGATTTAACACGGGTATGGAGCGTATTTTTAAACGCTTGGGGTTTGGCTTTGTGGAAATAAACGACCGTCTCCCGGGGTATGACTGGGACATGGTCGAAATAGCCATGTTAGAGAGTGAGCAAGTTACCAACCAAGCATTAATCAAAGAGATCATTCGCAGCTACGGAATGACGTGTCGGCGCTATTTCTTAAAAGCGCTGACGGCCATTGAGTCAGCATATGGATGCGCCTTAATTGAATTTGAAAAAGAGGTTGTGGGATGA
- a CDS encoding DUF2590 family protein, which produces MSATPIYIDLLISDDDLQTNRALAVESATDRVVIAQDIRHAIRESGIVLPLIGMRDPIIIQRILTDLELLVEQDTRLVPGTINMAMPHHERIIMWAKTRDFGDLEVQYGL; this is translated from the coding sequence GTGAGTGCGACGCCAATCTATATCGATTTACTGATAAGCGATGATGACTTACAAACAAATCGTGCGTTAGCCGTTGAGAGTGCCACCGACCGTGTGGTGATAGCGCAGGATATTCGCCATGCGATACGTGAATCAGGCATTGTGCTGCCGCTGATTGGTATGCGCGACCCTATCATCATTCAGCGTATTTTGACGGACTTAGAGCTTTTAGTTGAGCAAGACACACGCTTGGTTCCTGGCACGATTAATATGGCGATGCCTCACCATGAGCGCATCATTATGTGGGCCAAAACCCGTGATTTCGGTGATTTAGAGGTGCAGTATGGATTATAG
- a CDS encoding baseplate J/gp47 family protein, which translates to MDYRAQFLNVLKARGVPISEQEQKALWEQSLVGQGLAVKNQSPQSPFWRAQKAIVGEATSQLINVLVDEVMPNTFILLAKDKWLDQHGEGRNTPRLQAVKAVGNLTITRTQSGGALLIPAFTRVQSTPVNGRTYELELLNDIHFVDGEVEKIAVARAMQTGSEYNLVAGYYSQFNVPIEGVSVINLDDWLLTPGQDVESDENYRLRCRDKFSSLGGFHVDAVYRAIISEFPGILADNIAFDHSAPRGPGSANAYVYLETGTVSQALLNDINNHIGSGLHGNGDDLQVLALARQGVSVIGKYWLHANADDIHEELKQCIRSAFRENAAYDVTRVKPKEQFSFSLLASELHAHFPALKSIEFETADIHTGLWLPSLDTLTMERQ; encoded by the coding sequence ATGGATTATAGAGCGCAGTTCCTAAATGTGCTTAAAGCGCGTGGTGTGCCAATAAGCGAGCAAGAGCAAAAGGCGTTATGGGAGCAAAGCCTGGTTGGTCAGGGCTTAGCTGTAAAAAACCAGTCACCACAAAGCCCGTTTTGGCGCGCACAAAAAGCCATTGTTGGGGAGGCAACGAGCCAACTCATCAATGTGCTCGTTGATGAAGTAATGCCCAATACATTTATTTTATTGGCGAAGGATAAGTGGCTCGATCAGCATGGGGAGGGGCGCAATACACCGCGCCTTCAGGCTGTTAAAGCGGTCGGTAACTTAACCATCACCCGGACCCAATCAGGCGGTGCGCTATTGATCCCCGCGTTCACTCGCGTGCAAAGCACCCCAGTGAACGGGCGCACATACGAGCTTGAGCTATTAAACGATATTCACTTTGTGGATGGTGAAGTTGAAAAAATCGCGGTGGCCCGGGCAATGCAAACAGGCAGTGAATACAACCTTGTTGCAGGGTATTACAGCCAATTTAATGTGCCGATAGAAGGCGTCAGTGTGATCAATCTCGATGACTGGCTTTTGACGCCCGGCCAAGATGTAGAAAGCGATGAGAACTACCGACTACGATGCCGTGATAAGTTTTCGAGCTTGGGTGGGTTCCATGTTGATGCGGTGTATCGCGCTATTATCAGTGAGTTCCCAGGCATACTCGCTGATAACATCGCATTTGATCACAGTGCCCCCCGAGGCCCAGGCAGTGCAAATGCTTATGTGTATCTAGAAACAGGCACTGTAAGCCAAGCGCTGCTTAACGACATTAATAACCATATCGGCAGTGGTCTGCATGGCAATGGGGATGACCTTCAAGTACTGGCTCTTGCGCGCCAAGGGGTTAGTGTCATTGGTAAATACTGGCTCCATGCCAATGCAGACGATATTCACGAGGAACTTAAGCAATGCATTCGCTCTGCGTTTCGCGAAAACGCTGCGTACGATGTGACCCGCGTAAAACCCAAAGAGCAGTTTAGCTTTAGCTTACTCGCCAGTGAGTTACATGCTCACTTTCCAGCGCTAAAAAGTATTGAGTTTGAAACCGCCGATATTCATACCGGTCTGTGGCTTCCATCATTAGACACCCTCACGATGGAGCGCCAATGA